From one Flavobacteriales bacterium genomic stretch:
- a CDS encoding zinc-binding dehydrogenase produces MKAWTLIAHGDPKRAFALREHPDPQPKPNQVLIRCEGFGLNYADVMAARGLYREAPPLPSIIGYEAVGRVIAAGQEAPPELIGKRVVAMTRFGGYAEMAVTDHRACAVIPEELPIGKAAALATQGATAWYAARVLCPLHAGERVLVHSAAGGVGHLIVQLAAKAGCEVIAIVGGAAKRELALSLGAAHAIDRRSGDYSTQLRTLLGKCRLDVSFNAVAGTSFKKDMQLLGSGGRLVLFGGAERGGLGAFGTLRFVWSMGALLPIFLMMKSKSILGVNMLKLGDNRPDLMAHCFREAVAAQATGLISPHVHEVMPAQRLPEAHALLASGSTMGKVALTW; encoded by the coding sequence ATGAAAGCATGGACCCTCATCGCGCATGGCGATCCTAAGCGCGCCTTCGCACTGCGCGAGCATCCCGATCCGCAGCCCAAGCCGAATCAGGTGCTTATCCGCTGCGAGGGCTTCGGCCTCAATTACGCCGATGTGATGGCCGCGCGCGGGCTCTATCGCGAGGCGCCGCCGTTGCCGAGCATCATCGGCTACGAAGCGGTGGGACGTGTAATCGCAGCGGGCCAAGAGGCTCCGCCGGAGCTCATCGGCAAACGCGTGGTGGCCATGACGCGCTTCGGCGGATACGCCGAGATGGCCGTCACGGACCATCGTGCCTGCGCCGTGATCCCGGAAGAGCTACCCATCGGCAAGGCCGCAGCGCTGGCCACGCAAGGCGCAACGGCTTGGTACGCCGCGCGTGTGCTCTGTCCGTTGCACGCTGGAGAGCGGGTGCTGGTGCATAGCGCAGCCGGTGGCGTGGGGCATCTGATCGTGCAACTCGCGGCGAAGGCCGGCTGCGAGGTAATCGCGATCGTGGGCGGCGCGGCCAAGCGGGAACTCGCGCTCAGCCTGGGCGCAGCCCATGCCATCGACCGACGCTCCGGTGATTACAGCACTCAGCTGCGCACGCTGCTCGGCAAATGCCGATTGGATGTGAGCTTCAATGCGGTGGCCGGCACCAGTTTCAAGAAGGACATGCAATTGCTCGGCAGCGGTGGGCGGCTGGTGCTCTTCGGCGGCGCGGAGCGCGGCGGCCTTGGCGCATTCGGTACGCTGCGCTTCGTCTGGAGCATGGGCGCCTTGTTGCCCATCTTCCTCATGATGAAGAGCAAGAGCATACTCGGCGTGAACATGCTGAAGCTGGGTGACAATCGACCCGACCTGATGGCGCATTGCTTCCGCGAGGCGGTGGCCGCTCAGGCTACTGGACTGATCTCACCGCACGTGCACGAAGTGATGCCTGCCCAGCGGTTGCCTGAGGCGCATGCGCTGCTGGCCAGCGGGTCCACCATGGGCAAGGTGGCGCTTACGTGGTAA
- a CDS encoding T9SS type A sorting domain-containing protein: MKNRIRFSALLLLTCTGLRAQYCTPSFANGCFSWRTLEVQAGSINWASGADDCSFSDYTAVSTTVDAGTMLPMRVLNGTWCGCAVWVDWDQSSSFEESENMYFIYVGGSPSYEYQFGITIPLSTPTGAYRMRIISPWGSDGFQTSNGNGFGPCGAFQYGDFKDFTLNVNGVLGVTEEMSEAFAIAPNPSMGFTTITGLPTSGTVEVIDARGAVVEQAVVRQGRAQFDAQGWSRGVYTVRMAGARFSRRFVVE, from the coding sequence ATGAAGAACCGGATACGCTTTTCCGCGCTCTTGCTGCTCACCTGCACCGGCCTGCGCGCCCAATACTGCACCCCTTCCTTCGCCAACGGCTGCTTCAGTTGGCGAACCCTTGAGGTGCAGGCCGGCAGCATCAACTGGGCGTCCGGCGCCGATGATTGCTCCTTTTCCGACTACACGGCGGTGAGCACCACCGTGGATGCGGGCACCATGCTGCCCATGCGCGTCTTGAACGGCACCTGGTGCGGCTGCGCGGTCTGGGTGGATTGGGACCAGAGCAGCAGCTTCGAGGAGAGCGAGAACATGTACTTCATCTACGTGGGGGGATCACCGAGCTACGAATACCAGTTCGGCATCACCATTCCATTGTCCACCCCCACCGGCGCGTACCGCATGCGCATCATCTCGCCATGGGGCAGCGATGGTTTCCAGACGAGCAACGGGAACGGCTTCGGGCCTTGCGGCGCCTTCCAGTATGGCGACTTCAAGGATTTCACGCTCAACGTGAACGGCGTACTGGGCGTCACGGAGGAAATGAGCGAAGCCTTCGCGATCGCACCGAATCCCTCCATGGGCTTCACCACGATCACGGGCCTGCCAACAAGCGGCACCGTTGAGGTGATTGATGCGCGTGGCGCTGTGGTGGAGCAAGCCGTCGTGCGCCAAGGCCGCGCGCAATTCGATGCACAGGGCTGGTCACGCGGTGTGTACACGGTGCGCATGGCCGGCGCCCGGTTCTCGCGCCGCTTCGTGGTGGAATAG
- a CDS encoding thymidine kinase, which yields MFLEHTGSRSPRKGWIEVICGSMFSGKTEELIRRLRRAEFARQHVEIFKPSVDTRYAEAEVVSHDSTSIRSTPVPNSSNLLLLAGDIEVVGIDEAQFFDEGLPAVCAELAAQGIRVIAAGLDMDFLGRPFGPMPQLMSVAEYVTKVHAICVRCGALATFSHRIAAGDELVQLGEKDSYQPLCRACFDAARSPAQANVQ from the coding sequence ATGTTCCTGGAGCACACCGGCAGCCGCAGCCCCCGCAAAGGCTGGATCGAGGTGATCTGCGGCAGCATGTTCAGCGGCAAGACCGAAGAGCTGATCCGCCGGCTGCGCCGCGCCGAGTTCGCCAGGCAGCATGTGGAGATCTTCAAGCCCAGCGTGGACACGCGCTACGCCGAGGCCGAAGTGGTGAGCCATGACAGCACCAGCATCCGCAGCACGCCGGTGCCCAACAGCAGCAACCTGCTCCTGCTCGCCGGCGACATCGAAGTGGTGGGGATCGATGAGGCGCAGTTCTTCGATGAGGGCCTGCCAGCGGTGTGCGCCGAGCTCGCCGCGCAGGGCATCCGCGTGATCGCCGCCGGGCTCGACATGGATTTCCTCGGAAGGCCCTTCGGCCCGATGCCGCAATTGATGAGCGTGGCGGAATACGTGACGAAAGTGCATGCCATCTGCGTGCGCTGCGGCGCGCTGGCCACGTTCAGCCACCGGATCGCGGCCGGTGATGAGCTGGTGCAGCTCGGCGAGAAGGACAGCTACCAGCCGCTCTGCCGCGCCTGCTTCGATGCAGCGCGTTCACCGGCGCAAGCCAACGTGCAATGA
- a CDS encoding DNA alkylation repair protein, which translates to MHPWLTPLRASFKRHGNREDAAAMEAYMKGIAPFFGIKAVPRRELLKEHIDAHGAPPWDELPAIVRDAFACPERELHHTAVDLLMKQAKKLGPEHLPLIEELITTKSWWDTVDALAIHVAGVILKRNPKEIAAWNKRWITSKDLWLNRTAILFQNRWKEDTDQSLLFTNIDRHYDRSEFFIRKAIGWALRELGATDPQAVRRYVKSRKLSPLSEREALRKL; encoded by the coding sequence ATGCACCCCTGGCTCACTCCGCTCCGAGCATCCTTCAAGCGCCACGGCAACCGCGAGGATGCGGCCGCCATGGAGGCGTACATGAAGGGCATCGCACCCTTCTTCGGGATAAAAGCGGTGCCACGGCGCGAACTGCTGAAGGAGCACATCGATGCTCACGGCGCGCCGCCATGGGATGAATTGCCGGCAATCGTCCGCGATGCCTTCGCTTGTCCGGAGCGTGAACTGCACCACACCGCCGTGGACCTGCTCATGAAGCAAGCGAAGAAGCTCGGTCCGGAGCACCTGCCACTGATCGAGGAGCTGATCACCACCAAGAGCTGGTGGGACACGGTGGATGCGCTCGCGATCCATGTGGCGGGCGTGATACTCAAGCGCAACCCCAAGGAGATCGCGGCATGGAACAAGCGCTGGATCACCAGCAAAGACCTCTGGCTGAACCGCACCGCCATCCTCTTCCAGAATCGTTGGAAGGAGGATACTGATCAATCGCTGCTCTTCACGAACATCGACCGCCACTATGACCGTAGCGAGTTCTTCATCCGCAAGGCCATCGGCTGGGCGCTGCGCGAATTGGGCGCCACGGATCCGCAAGCGGTGAGGCGCTATGTGAAGTCAAGGAAGCTATCGCCGTTGAGCGAACGCGAGGCGCTGCGGAAGCTGTGA
- a CDS encoding DNA alkylation repair protein codes for MQSRTGGRKDTDHALLFANIDRHSAHKEFAICKAIGWALRELGATDPQAVRRCVKSRKLSPLSEREALRKL; via the coding sequence ATGCAGTCCAGAACCGGAGGAAGGAAGGACACTGATCACGCGCTGCTCTTCGCGAACATCGACCGGCACTCCGCGCACAAGGAATTCGCCATCTGCAAGGCTATCGGCTGGGCGCTGCGCGAATTGGGCGCCACGGATCCGCAAGCGGTGAGGCGCTGCGTGAAGTCAAGGAAGCTATCGCCGTTGAGCGAACGCGAGGCGCTGCGGAAGCTGTGA
- the rsmI gene encoding 16S rRNA (cytidine(1402)-2'-O)-methyltransferase, with amino-acid sequence MSASRAPLVLVPTPIGNLDDITLRAKQVLQEADAVIAEDTRVTGRLLQHLGISKPLISFHSNNEHRMVEQLVQRLGAGERFALCSDAGTPGISDPGFLLVRAAIAAGMAVECLPGPTAFVPALVASGLPCDRFVFEGFLPQKKGRRTRIVSLKDESRTMVFYESPHRIARMLNELAEAFGADRPASISREISKMHEETRRGTLGELAAYFDAHEPRGEFVVVIGGCA; translated from the coding sequence GTGAGCGCTTCCAGGGCCCCGCTCGTGCTGGTGCCGACACCCATCGGCAACCTCGACGACATCACGCTGCGCGCGAAGCAGGTGCTGCAAGAGGCCGATGCCGTGATCGCTGAGGATACCCGCGTGACAGGCCGGCTGCTACAGCACCTCGGCATCAGCAAGCCGTTGATCTCCTTCCACAGCAACAACGAGCATCGCATGGTGGAGCAACTGGTGCAGCGCCTGGGCGCGGGCGAGCGCTTCGCCCTGTGCAGCGATGCCGGCACGCCCGGCATCAGCGATCCCGGATTCCTGCTCGTTCGCGCCGCCATCGCCGCAGGCATGGCGGTGGAATGCCTTCCTGGCCCCACGGCATTCGTCCCCGCGCTCGTGGCGAGCGGCCTTCCTTGTGACCGCTTCGTGTTCGAGGGTTTCCTTCCGCAGAAGAAAGGGAGACGGACACGCATCGTTTCGCTGAAGGATGAATCACGGACGATGGTCTTCTATGAGAGCCCGCACCGCATCGCGCGCATGCTGAACGAGCTCGCCGAGGCCTTTGGCGCCGATCGGCCCGCGAGCATCTCGCGCGAGATCAGCAAGATGCACGAAGAGACGAGGCGCGGCACCCTGGGCGAGTTGGCCGCCTACTTCGATGCCCATGAGCCGCGCGGCGAATTCGTGGTGGTGATCGGCGGCTGCGCATAG
- the alaS gene encoding alanine--tRNA ligase produces the protein MLTSQQIRQKFLDHFARRGHAVVPSAPMVIKDDPTLMFTNAGMNQFKDLFLGNRPAQHKRIADTQKCLRVSGKHNDLEEVGIDTYHHTMFEMLGNWSFGDYFKSEAIQWAWELLVDEYRINTADLYVTYFGGDEKDGLPADDETRELWKRYLPEERILPFSRKDNFWEMGDTGPCGPCTEIHVDVRTAEEKVQKPGRDLVNNDHPQVIEIWNNVFMQFERKADGSLVSLPAQHVDTGMGFERLCMVLQGKRSNYNTDVFQPLIQVISKKCGIEYGISERADSAPSGQEQIAGLMHVKEDQAMRVIADHLRAISFAIADGQLPSNTGAGYVIRRILRRAVRYGYSFLDFNEPFMHELVPVLVAQMGDQFHELKKQQPIITNVMLEEEKAFLRTLEQGTKRMDQALSESKGTLPGIKAFELFDTYGFPIDLTHLIAREQGREVDMAGFDAELQKQKERSRAATAVTTGDWVELGKGETDFIGYDELSTEARILRYRKVSGKGGDQFQLVLDRTPFYAEGGGQVGDQGWLIQGADQVEVFDTKRENQLIVHFTKELPKDVTKPLTAQVNTQRRGLTARNHTATHLLHHALRKHLGTHVEQKGSLVAPDRLRFDISHFAKVTPEELATIEREVNAMITDDIVFDDKRNVPIAEAKAMGAMALFGEKYGDNVRVVKFGPSVELCGGTHVPRTGTIGPFRIVSESALAAGIRRIEAITSVEAERMINEKLAKLEAIEALLKNPADVVAAVQKLAEQNAALSKELEKAAREKVKRYAAAIPAKATANSKGVRVLVEQLDLDAQGLKDLGFALRDQHADLAFVAGSVIDGKPLLAVSLGKEVLAAMGIKAVDIIKQISPAIKGGGGGQPDFATAGGKEPGGMAEALKKAAELLA, from the coding sequence ATGCTCACATCACAGCAGATCCGCCAGAAGTTCCTCGACCATTTCGCCAGGCGCGGCCACGCCGTTGTGCCCAGCGCACCCATGGTGATCAAGGACGACCCCACGCTCATGTTCACCAACGCGGGCATGAACCAATTCAAGGATCTCTTCCTCGGCAACCGGCCCGCCCAGCACAAACGCATCGCCGACACGCAGAAATGCCTGCGCGTGTCCGGCAAGCACAATGACCTGGAGGAGGTGGGCATCGACACCTACCACCACACGATGTTCGAGATGCTCGGTAACTGGAGCTTCGGCGATTACTTCAAATCCGAAGCCATCCAGTGGGCGTGGGAACTGCTGGTGGATGAGTACAGAATCAACACCGCCGATCTCTACGTGACCTACTTCGGCGGCGATGAGAAGGATGGCCTTCCCGCCGATGACGAGACGCGCGAACTGTGGAAGCGATATCTGCCCGAGGAACGCATCCTGCCCTTCAGCCGCAAGGACAATTTCTGGGAGATGGGCGATACCGGTCCCTGCGGGCCGTGCACTGAGATCCACGTGGATGTGCGCACCGCCGAGGAGAAGGTGCAGAAGCCTGGCCGTGATCTGGTGAACAACGACCACCCGCAGGTGATCGAGATCTGGAACAACGTGTTCATGCAGTTCGAGCGCAAGGCCGACGGCTCGCTCGTATCGCTGCCCGCTCAGCACGTGGACACCGGCATGGGCTTCGAGCGCCTGTGCATGGTGCTGCAAGGGAAACGCAGCAACTACAACACGGATGTGTTCCAGCCGCTGATCCAAGTGATCTCAAAGAAGTGCGGAATCGAGTATGGCATTTCCGAGCGCGCTGATTCCGCCCCAAGTGGTCAGGAGCAGATTGCTGGATTGATGCACGTCAAGGAAGACCAAGCCATGCGCGTGATCGCCGACCACCTGCGCGCCATAAGCTTCGCCATTGCAGACGGGCAGCTGCCCAGCAACACTGGCGCGGGTTATGTGATCCGCCGGATCCTGCGCCGTGCCGTTCGTTATGGCTACAGCTTCCTCGACTTCAACGAGCCCTTCATGCACGAGCTTGTACCGGTGCTGGTGGCGCAGATGGGCGATCAGTTCCATGAGCTGAAGAAGCAGCAGCCTATCATCACGAACGTGATGCTGGAAGAGGAGAAAGCCTTCCTGCGCACGCTGGAGCAGGGCACGAAGCGCATGGATCAGGCGCTCTCTGAGTCAAAGGGCACATTGCCCGGCATCAAGGCCTTCGAGCTCTTCGACACCTACGGCTTCCCCATCGACCTAACACATTTGATCGCGCGCGAGCAAGGCCGCGAAGTGGACATGGCCGGCTTCGATGCCGAGCTGCAGAAGCAGAAGGAACGCTCACGCGCCGCCACGGCCGTCACAACAGGTGATTGGGTCGAGCTCGGCAAGGGAGAGACGGACTTCATCGGCTACGACGAACTGAGTACCGAGGCGCGGATCCTGCGCTACCGCAAGGTGAGCGGCAAGGGCGGCGACCAATTCCAGCTCGTGCTCGACCGAACCCCGTTCTATGCGGAAGGCGGTGGACAGGTTGGGGACCAAGGCTGGTTGATTCAAGGCGCGGACCAGGTGGAAGTGTTCGATACCAAGCGCGAGAACCAGCTCATCGTACACTTCACCAAGGAGCTGCCGAAGGATGTGACCAAGCCGCTCACCGCACAGGTGAACACCCAGCGCCGCGGCCTCACCGCGCGCAACCACACCGCCACGCACCTGCTGCACCACGCCCTTCGCAAGCACTTGGGCACCCACGTGGAGCAGAAGGGCTCATTGGTAGCGCCCGACCGCCTGCGCTTCGACATCAGCCACTTCGCCAAGGTGACGCCCGAGGAGCTCGCCACCATCGAGCGCGAGGTGAACGCCATGATCACCGACGACATCGTGTTCGACGACAAGCGCAACGTGCCCATCGCAGAGGCCAAGGCCATGGGCGCAATGGCGCTCTTTGGCGAGAAGTACGGCGACAACGTGCGCGTGGTGAAGTTCGGTCCCAGCGTGGAATTGTGCGGTGGTACGCACGTGCCGCGCACGGGTACCATCGGCCCGTTCCGCATCGTGAGCGAAAGCGCACTGGCCGCAGGCATCCGCCGCATCGAGGCCATCACCAGCGTGGAGGCCGAGCGCATGATCAACGAGAAGCTCGCGAAGCTTGAGGCCATCGAGGCCCTGCTGAAGAACCCCGCCGACGTGGTGGCCGCTGTGCAGAAGCTCGCTGAGCAGAACGCCGCGCTCAGCAAGGAACTGGAGAAGGCCGCCCGCGAGAAGGTGAAGCGCTATGCCGCCGCCATCCCCGCCAAAGCGACGGCCAACAGCAAGGGCGTAAGAGTGCTCGTTGAGCAGCTCGACCTCGATGCCCAGGGCCTGAAGGACCTTGGCTTCGCCTTGCGTGATCAGCACGCCGACCTGGCCTTCGTTGCCGGTTCCGTGATCGATGGCAAACCCTTGCTTGCCGTCTCGCTCGGCAAGGAGGTGCTCGCTGCAATGGGCATCAAGGCTGTGGACATCATCAAGCAGATCAGCCCCGCGATCAAGGGCGGCGGCGGCGGCCAGCCCGACTTCGCCACGGCTGGCGGCAAAGAGCCTGGCGGCATGGCTGAAGCGCTGAAGAAGGCGGCGGAGCTGCTCGCCTGA
- a CDS encoding M20/M25/M40 family metallo-hydrolase, producing MMRIAVALTALVALSTASAQDTLTVRARAWLDTLCSPAFHGRGYVNDGDRLASEWIAAKFRAFGVKPLKADFYQPFQFNVNSFPDSVRVAIDGRSLAAGAEFIVDAESGSANGSYTLVHITPADLQGPERRGMTMGVLLGKAACVHWPTTRNADSLRLFRQWERELMDHCVVVKPAQKLTWSVATDARRFPLIEVAADALADSSSTIALHVRNSMRSRHSARNVLGMVKGKGSEWIVVGAHYDHLGRMGSDALFPGANDNASGTAMLLSLAEHFAGKKDKPKHNLLFIAFAGEEAGLIGSEWCAVDRPIDWKDVRMMINLDILGTGDDGIMVVNATAQPKAFDQLVAINGAKGYVKEVKARGPACNSDHCHFVKRGVPAIYIYTLGGVAHYHDVHDRAETLPLNEFADLHSLLRDFIQALK from the coding sequence ATGATGCGGATAGCCGTTGCGCTCACCGCGCTCGTCGCGCTCTCGACTGCTTCGGCGCAGGACACGCTCACCGTGCGCGCACGGGCCTGGCTGGACACGCTCTGCTCACCTGCGTTCCACGGCCGCGGTTACGTGAACGACGGTGATCGCCTGGCAAGCGAATGGATCGCAGCGAAGTTCCGCGCCTTCGGGGTCAAGCCCTTGAAGGCCGACTTCTACCAGCCCTTCCAATTCAATGTGAACAGCTTCCCCGACAGCGTGCGGGTGGCGATCGACGGCCGCTCCCTGGCTGCCGGCGCCGAGTTCATTGTGGATGCGGAGAGCGGCAGCGCGAACGGCAGTTACACGCTGGTGCACATCACGCCGGCCGACCTGCAAGGCCCCGAACGGCGCGGCATGACCATGGGCGTGCTCCTCGGGAAGGCTGCGTGCGTGCACTGGCCGACCACGCGCAATGCTGATTCGCTCCGGCTCTTCCGGCAATGGGAGCGCGAGCTCATGGACCATTGCGTGGTGGTGAAGCCCGCGCAGAAGCTCACCTGGAGCGTGGCCACGGATGCCCGCCGCTTCCCGTTGATCGAAGTGGCCGCCGACGCGCTTGCCGACAGCTCATCCACCATCGCCCTGCATGTGCGCAACAGCATGCGCTCGAGGCATTCCGCCCGCAACGTGCTCGGCATGGTGAAGGGCAAGGGCAGTGAATGGATCGTGGTGGGCGCGCACTACGACCACCTCGGCCGCATGGGCTCCGATGCGCTCTTCCCCGGCGCCAACGACAATGCCAGCGGCACAGCCATGCTCTTGAGCCTGGCTGAGCACTTCGCCGGGAAGAAGGACAAGCCGAAGCACAACCTCCTCTTCATCGCCTTTGCGGGCGAGGAGGCCGGCCTTATCGGGAGCGAGTGGTGCGCGGTCGATCGCCCGATCGATTGGAAGGACGTGCGCATGATGATCAACCTCGACATCCTCGGAACCGGCGACGATGGCATCATGGTGGTGAACGCCACAGCGCAGCCCAAGGCCTTCGATCAACTGGTGGCGATCAATGGCGCGAAGGGGTATGTGAAGGAGGTGAAGGCGCGCGGGCCGGCCTGCAACAGCGATCATTGCCACTTCGTGAAGCGCGGCGTGCCGGCGATCTACATCTATACGCTGGGTGGCGTGGCGCACTACCACGATGTGCACGACCGCGCGGAGACTTTGCCCCTCAACGAGTTCGCGGACCTTCATTCGCTCCTGCGCGACTTCATCCAAGCGCTGAAGTGA
- a CDS encoding bifunctional UDP-N-acetylmuramoyl-tripeptide:D-alanyl-D-alanine ligase/alanine racemase: MNGHRLSALAEAIGGEWIARHGDPLIAHLSIDSRKPFTAHDTLFITIKGERHDGHHYLTDLHARGMRSFVVSDASAITAFPECNILLVHDTLDALQRIAAWHRRHFHAPVIGITGSNGKTVVKEWLFHLMRDSELVARSPGSWNSQVGVPLSAWAMREEHTLGIFEAGISKPGEMERLRAVIEPTIGVFTNIGPAHAEGFADDRAKAKEKALLFRDAQAVVFCTDHTEVAHGLHVNGIDQRATMLGWSRERSGWLHVVREEPSSIGQRIHVINDQVDFDFEIPFSDRASAENAIHCVALMLHLGRTPQWIAERTPQLPPVSMRLEAVEGIHGITLLNDAYSNDTASLAIALDHLDALAAGRPKAVVLSDLTGGEEPEQRYHRVEELLKRTMVQSVFTIGPELRSHALPFAPRVEHFSDAQELITQVDPVSLAGHAVLVKGARAFGLERIADRWQRQVHGTVMEVDLEAIRHNLNHYRALLGPATGVMAMVKAFGYGAGALELARLFAHEQVRYLGVAYADEGIALRQQGIHTPILVMNPEPVSMELLHRFRLEPEVYDERSLQEALRYAAVHRDAPPVHVKLDTGMRRLGFTEDELPKLIGLLRGAKGLRVASVLSHLAASEDPVHDAFTRAQIAAFTRTADSIEASLGYRPLRHIANSAGATRWKEAQFDLVRLGIGLFGIGVDARETAQLQHAVSLRTVIAQLKRATNGTTIGYGRGGLAQGERLIATVPMGYADGLSRRLSNGGGRFWVHGHAAPIIGSVCMDMCMIDVTGIACAVGDEAVLFDASHPITDLARDLGTIPYEVLTSIPPRVKRVHLRG; this comes from the coding sequence ATGAATGGACATCGGCTCAGCGCATTGGCCGAGGCCATCGGCGGCGAATGGATCGCCCGGCACGGCGACCCGCTGATCGCGCACCTCAGCATCGATTCGCGCAAGCCCTTCACCGCGCACGATACGCTCTTCATCACGATCAAGGGCGAAAGGCACGATGGCCACCACTACCTCACCGACCTGCATGCGCGCGGCATGCGCTCGTTCGTGGTGAGTGACGCTTCCGCTATCACGGCTTTCCCGGAATGCAACATCCTTCTCGTGCACGACACGCTGGATGCCTTGCAGCGCATCGCTGCCTGGCATCGCAGGCACTTCCACGCGCCGGTGATCGGCATCACCGGCAGCAACGGGAAGACCGTGGTGAAGGAATGGCTCTTCCACCTGATGCGCGACAGCGAGCTTGTGGCGCGCAGCCCCGGCAGTTGGAACTCGCAGGTGGGCGTCCCGCTCAGCGCCTGGGCCATGCGCGAGGAGCATACGCTGGGCATCTTCGAAGCAGGCATCAGCAAACCCGGTGAGATGGAGCGGCTGCGCGCGGTGATCGAGCCCACCATCGGCGTGTTCACCAACATTGGTCCCGCGCACGCCGAGGGCTTCGCGGACGACCGCGCCAAGGCGAAGGAGAAGGCCCTGCTCTTCCGCGATGCGCAGGCCGTGGTGTTCTGCACCGACCACACGGAAGTGGCGCATGGGCTGCACGTGAACGGCATCGATCAGCGCGCGACGATGCTGGGCTGGAGCCGCGAGCGCAGCGGATGGCTGCACGTGGTGCGCGAAGAGCCGTCCTCCATCGGGCAGCGCATCCACGTGATCAATGACCAGGTGGACTTCGACTTCGAGATCCCATTCTCCGATCGCGCCTCGGCCGAGAACGCTATCCATTGCGTGGCGCTGATGCTGCATCTGGGCCGCACGCCGCAGTGGATCGCGGAACGCACGCCGCAGCTGCCGCCGGTGAGCATGCGCCTCGAAGCAGTGGAAGGGATCCACGGCATCACCTTGCTCAATGATGCCTACAGCAACGACACGGCTTCCCTTGCCATCGCGCTCGATCATCTCGATGCGCTCGCAGCGGGCCGGCCCAAGGCGGTGGTGCTCTCCGACCTGACGGGTGGCGAGGAACCGGAGCAGCGCTACCACCGGGTCGAAGAATTGCTGAAGCGGACGATGGTGCAATCAGTGTTCACTATCGGGCCCGAGCTGCGCTCACATGCGCTGCCATTCGCGCCACGTGTGGAGCATTTCAGCGATGCGCAAGAGCTGATCACTCAGGTGGATCCGGTCAGCCTCGCGGGTCACGCTGTGCTGGTGAAGGGCGCAAGGGCCTTCGGGTTGGAGCGAATCGCAGATCGTTGGCAGCGCCAAGTGCACGGCACCGTGATGGAAGTGGACCTCGAGGCCATCCGCCACAACCTGAACCACTACCGTGCCCTGCTCGGGCCCGCCACCGGCGTGATGGCCATGGTGAAGGCCTTCGGATACGGAGCCGGGGCACTGGAATTGGCTAGGCTCTTCGCGCATGAGCAGGTCCGCTACCTCGGCGTGGCATACGCCGATGAGGGCATCGCGCTGCGGCAGCAGGGCATCCACACACCCATCCTGGTGATGAACCCGGAGCCGGTGAGCATGGAGCTGCTGCACCGCTTCCGATTGGAGCCGGAGGTGTACGACGAGCGCTCTTTGCAAGAGGCGCTGCGTTACGCCGCGGTGCATCGCGACGCACCGCCTGTCCATGTGAAGCTCGATACCGGCATGCGGCGATTGGGCTTCACGGAAGATGAATTGCCAAAGTTGATCGGACTTTTGCGCGGAGCGAAGGGCCTGCGCGTGGCTTCGGTCCTTTCGCACCTCGCTGCTAGCGAGGACCCCGTGCACGACGCGTTCACGCGCGCGCAGATCGCCGCATTCACGCGCACGGCCGATTCGATCGAGGCCTCGCTCGGCTACCGGCCCCTGCGCCACATCGCGAACTCTGCGGGCGCCACGCGCTGGAAGGAGGCGCAATTCGACCTGGTCCGGCTGGGCATCGGGCTCTTCGGGATCGGTGTTGATGCCCGGGAGACCGCGCAATTGCAGCATGCCGTGAGCCTGCGCACGGTGATCGCGCAGCTGAAGCGCGCCACCAATGGCACCACCATCGGCTACGGGCGCGGGGGCTTGGCGCAAGGCGAGCGCCTGATCGCCACCGTGCCCATGGGTTATGCCGATGGGCTCTCGCGGCGGCTCAGCAACGGCGGGGGCCGCTTCTGGGTGCATGGCCATGCGGCGCCCATCATCGGTAGCGTATGCATGGACATGTGCATGATCGACGTTACCGGCATCGCGTGCGCCGTCGGTGATGAGGCCGTGCTCTTCGATGCCTCGCATCCCATCACCGATCTGGCGCGCGACCTCGGCACTATTCCCTACGAGGTGCTCACGAGCATCCCGCCCAGGGTGAAGCGCGTGCATTTGCGGGGGTGA